The Candidatus Nitrosymbiomonas proteolyticus genome has a segment encoding these proteins:
- a CDS encoding dinucleotide-utilizing enzyme (involved in molybdopterin and thiamine biosynthesis family 2) encodes MDLEIGVGEISSLELKDELESPNPPVLVDVREESELGISRIDPHVHIPLGSLPLRLKDLDFEANIVVMCRSGNRSLTAANYLVRRGFKRVRNLSDGINGWATHVDPRMQKY; translated from the coding sequence ATGGACTTGGAGATCGGTGTCGGCGAAATCAGTTCGCTCGAACTAAAGGATGAATTGGAAAGCCCTAACCCGCCCGTGCTCGTCGATGTACGGGAGGAGTCAGAACTTGGCATCAGTCGCATCGACCCTCACGTTCACATCCCTCTCGGCTCGCTGCCCCTTCGACTGAAGGACTTGGACTTCGAAGCGAACATCGTCGTGATGTGCCGGTCGGGCAATCGGAGCCTTACCGCTGCGAACTACTTGGTTCGGCGCGGCTTCAAGCGAGTTCGCAATCTGTCCGACGGCATCAACGGCTGGGCGACCCATGTCGACCCGCGGATGCAAAAGTATTGA
- a CDS encoding glutathione peroxidase gives MSMSCLFFAASLLAGLSSSAGEVDLDKPIYQFTMNTIEEQSLPLLTYKGKVLMVVNVASYCGLTPQYESLQAIHEKFKDRGLIVLGFPANQFNNQEPGSNEEIKEFCTQKYGVSFPMFSKIVVKGEGIHPLYQWLIGKTDRKDIEWNFAKFIVSRDGTKAWRFPSRTKPDAPEVLKVIEQQLG, from the coding sequence ATGAGCATGAGCTGCTTGTTTTTTGCCGCGTCGCTACTGGCCGGCCTTAGTTCGTCCGCGGGCGAGGTCGATCTCGACAAGCCCATCTACCAGTTCACGATGAACACGATCGAAGAGCAGTCCCTGCCGTTGCTGACGTACAAAGGCAAGGTCCTGATGGTCGTGAACGTGGCGTCGTATTGCGGACTGACTCCCCAATACGAATCCCTGCAGGCGATTCATGAGAAGTTCAAGGACCGTGGGCTGATCGTGCTAGGCTTTCCGGCCAACCAATTCAACAACCAAGAGCCGGGGAGCAACGAAGAGATCAAGGAGTTCTGTACCCAGAAATACGGCGTGTCGTTCCCGATGTTCTCTAAGATCGTGGTCAAGGGCGAAGGAATCCACCCGCTCTACCAGTGGCTGATCGGAAAAACGGACCGAAAGGACATTGAATGGAACTTCGCCAAGTTCATCGTCTCGCGAGACGGAACCAAAGCTTGGCGATTCCCTTCTCGAACGAAGCCCGATGCCCCCGAGGTCCTCAAGGTCATCGAGCAACAGCTGGGGTAG
- a CDS encoding peptidase M20 acetylornithine deacetylase, which produces MLSPEVERAQKWLRENEAGLLADTQRMLRIPSIEGEPQPGAPFGGPVRDALDLALELCRNWEMKTEDLEGFAGYGEFGEGDRSIAAFGHLDVVPTGPGWKYEPFGATVDDGYLYARGSTDDKGPTMAMLYAMRAVQVACPELKARFRMVFGCNEESGMRCLAHYNLSQAPPDFGLAPDSGWPLYHAEKGIANLTVEGPLPQGSIELKSMSGGQRPNIVIDRCEAVVGVDSAHRASVESALGDYWDANLRWHWNGDDLHLLAKGKAAHGAAPHRGDSAATRLLRALVEIAPVEERASLESLLDLCHISGVGLGIHGRDEVSEDLTSNLGIVRSHLGKLVLLFNVRYPVEWQGEEVRERCEKRLSECLPGFRVADFDDAPPLHFPLDHPLVATICSVYAEETGEPAIPKVMGGGTYARMVPNTVSIGTGWKGDGNAHETDERLKVEHLFRMSRIYAHLLIRLAQLP; this is translated from the coding sequence ATGCTGTCGCCGGAAGTGGAACGAGCGCAGAAGTGGCTGCGCGAAAACGAAGCAGGGCTGCTGGCCGATACCCAACGGATGCTCCGCATCCCCTCGATCGAAGGGGAGCCCCAACCTGGAGCGCCGTTTGGAGGCCCGGTCCGAGACGCCCTCGACCTTGCCCTCGAACTCTGCCGCAATTGGGAGATGAAGACCGAGGACCTTGAAGGCTTTGCGGGTTATGGCGAATTCGGAGAGGGAGACAGATCCATTGCCGCATTCGGACACCTCGACGTAGTGCCGACCGGCCCCGGCTGGAAGTACGAACCGTTCGGAGCGACGGTCGATGACGGCTACCTCTATGCGAGGGGATCGACCGACGACAAGGGTCCGACGATGGCGATGCTGTATGCCATGCGGGCGGTTCAAGTTGCGTGCCCCGAACTCAAGGCGCGATTTCGGATGGTGTTCGGCTGCAACGAAGAGTCGGGAATGCGATGCCTTGCTCACTACAACCTCAGTCAGGCGCCTCCCGATTTCGGGCTCGCACCAGACTCAGGCTGGCCGCTCTATCACGCCGAAAAGGGGATCGCCAACCTCACCGTCGAGGGCCCCTTGCCTCAGGGGTCCATCGAACTGAAATCGATGTCAGGAGGACAGCGGCCCAATATCGTGATCGATCGCTGCGAGGCTGTGGTCGGGGTCGATAGCGCGCACCGGGCCAGCGTCGAATCTGCCCTGGGCGACTACTGGGATGCTAACCTGCGCTGGCATTGGAACGGAGATGACTTGCACCTGTTGGCGAAGGGCAAGGCCGCGCACGGGGCTGCTCCTCATCGGGGCGATTCCGCGGCGACGCGACTGCTTCGGGCTCTCGTCGAAATCGCTCCCGTAGAAGAGCGCGCCAGTCTCGAATCGCTTCTCGATCTGTGCCACATCTCCGGGGTCGGTTTGGGGATTCATGGCCGCGACGAGGTTTCTGAGGACCTGACCTCCAACCTCGGCATCGTCAGATCTCACCTCGGCAAGCTCGTGCTGCTATTCAATGTGAGATACCCGGTAGAGTGGCAAGGCGAGGAGGTGCGGGAGCGGTGCGAAAAGCGTCTTTCCGAGTGCCTGCCCGGCTTTCGAGTGGCCGATTTCGACGACGCGCCGCCGCTGCATTTCCCGCTCGATCACCCACTTGTGGCGACGATTTGCAGCGTGTACGCCGAAGAGACGGGCGAACCGGCGATTCCCAAGGTGATGGGCGGAGGAACGTACGCGAGGATGGTCCCAAACACCGTGAGCATTGGAACGGGCTGGAAGGGCGACGGTAACGCCCACGAAACGGACGAACGCCTCAAGGTTGAACACCTCTTTCGCATGAGCCGAATCTACGCCCACTTGCTGATTCGCTTGGCCCAACTTCCGTAG
- a CDS encoding galactokinase codes for MLQERAARLFAERFGRAPEGVAYAPGRVNLIGEHTDYNEGFVLPTAIDRGIAVAFCRSEGPSVFVSSRYGEAEPFFARKPEHGIARDWARYAAGMAWALQQEFEAPIADVWALTDADLPAGSGLSSSAALEVAVGLALCRASELEIAPKKLALLAQRAESEYVGVRCGVMDMFAIALSQKGSALFLDTRSLEFEHLPLPQGVSIAILDTGVRRELAGSAYNQRREECSQAAVALGVASLRDSDEGMLGASPLLSDLLLRRARHVIRENRRCKDFAAALRAHSTEPLGRLLRESHASLRDDFEVSSPELDAMVECAVGASGCLGARMTGAGFGGSCLALVESERAGGFFEEVRAAYFQRTGIEGEIWVCQSGTSATVT; via the coding sequence ATGCTTCAAGAACGAGCTGCCCGGCTTTTCGCCGAGCGCTTCGGACGCGCGCCGGAAGGCGTGGCCTATGCGCCGGGAAGGGTCAACCTGATCGGGGAACACACGGACTACAACGAGGGGTTCGTGCTCCCGACCGCGATCGACCGGGGGATTGCGGTGGCGTTCTGTCGCAGCGAGGGGCCGAGCGTCTTCGTTTCGAGCCGATATGGAGAGGCGGAACCGTTCTTTGCCCGAAAGCCAGAGCACGGCATCGCGCGGGATTGGGCCCGATACGCGGCAGGCATGGCGTGGGCGCTCCAACAGGAGTTTGAGGCCCCGATTGCGGACGTATGGGCACTCACCGACGCGGACCTTCCGGCAGGATCGGGACTCAGCAGCAGCGCTGCCTTGGAGGTGGCGGTAGGGCTGGCGCTTTGCCGGGCGTCGGAACTGGAGATCGCGCCGAAGAAGCTCGCTTTGCTGGCTCAACGAGCCGAATCCGAGTATGTGGGCGTCCGATGCGGCGTGATGGATATGTTCGCGATCGCCCTTTCGCAGAAGGGGAGCGCGCTGTTTCTGGACACGAGGAGCTTGGAGTTCGAGCACTTACCGTTGCCGCAAGGAGTCTCGATTGCGATTCTCGACACGGGTGTGCGGCGGGAGCTCGCGGGGTCTGCCTACAATCAGCGGCGCGAAGAGTGCTCGCAGGCCGCGGTGGCGCTGGGCGTGGCATCGCTCCGGGACTCGGACGAGGGGATGCTTGGCGCAAGCCCACTCCTGAGCGACCTCTTACTCCGGCGAGCGCGTCACGTGATCCGTGAGAACCGTAGGTGCAAGGACTTCGCGGCGGCGCTCCGGGCCCACTCGACAGAGCCTTTGGGGCGTTTGCTCAGGGAGAGCCACGCGAGCCTGAGGGACGATTTTGAGGTAAGCTCGCCTGAGCTGGATGCGATGGTTGAGTGCGCCGTAGGGGCCAGTGGGTGTCTCGGCGCGCGGATGACAGGCGCAGGCTTCGGTGGGTCGTGCCTTGCGCTCGTGGAGAGCGAGCGGGCGGGTGGATTCTTCGAAGAAGTACGCGCCGCATATTTCCAACGGACTGGAATCGAAGGGGAGATATGGGTGTGTCAAAGCGGGACCTCCGCAACCGTAACTTGA
- a CDS encoding response regulator containing a CheY-like receiver domain and an HTH DNA-binding domain protein, with translation MTKREIEVLSLIAQGHSSKEAADVLFVSKRTVDFHLANIYDKLQVNNRVQAFRAATRLGLIPFEPVFGVGPRD, from the coding sequence TTGACCAAGCGGGAGATCGAGGTTTTGAGCCTGATCGCCCAGGGTCACAGCAGCAAGGAAGCGGCTGACGTGCTTTTCGTTTCCAAGCGGACCGTCGATTTTCATCTTGCGAATATCTACGATAAGCTGCAAGTGAACAATCGCGTCCAAGCGTTCAGGGCGGCCACGCGACTCGGCTTGATTCCTTTCGAGCCGGTGTTTGGCGTGGGACCCCGCGACTGA
- a CDS encoding amidophosphoribosyltransferases has protein sequence MREAKPTWTRFIRRFLDTAYAPRCGLCAVLGEGGICSVCFSDFEPFPAGDEEEGRGEMSPHVRSTAIAFRYEGRASQAVQRLKYSRVTSLAEEMARLLAEAFDTSGIPQPDAFVPVPIHWTRWCARGFNQSELLCTQLNCAKVRSDLLRRVRATRSQAGLTLEERRTNLRGAFRASAEVKGASLVLVDDVRTSGATAIECARTLLEAGAIDVSLLAFSGA, from the coding sequence ATGCGCGAAGCCAAGCCTACTTGGACGAGGTTTATTAGGCGATTCCTCGACACCGCTTATGCGCCGAGATGCGGCCTTTGCGCGGTGCTCGGCGAGGGCGGGATTTGCTCGGTGTGCTTTTCCGACTTCGAGCCGTTTCCTGCTGGGGATGAAGAAGAGGGCCGGGGAGAGATGTCTCCCCATGTCCGGTCCACCGCGATCGCGTTCCGGTACGAGGGCCGCGCGTCGCAAGCCGTCCAGCGGCTCAAGTACAGCCGAGTCACGAGCCTTGCTGAGGAGATGGCGCGACTGCTCGCGGAGGCGTTCGACACCAGCGGCATTCCCCAACCCGACGCCTTTGTGCCCGTGCCGATTCACTGGACTCGGTGGTGCGCGAGGGGGTTCAACCAGTCCGAACTCCTCTGCACGCAACTAAATTGTGCGAAAGTGCGATCCGATCTGCTCCGGAGGGTCCGCGCGACGAGGTCACAGGCGGGACTTACCCTCGAAGAGCGGCGTACCAACCTTCGGGGAGCGTTTCGGGCTTCGGCCGAAGTTAAGGGCGCATCGCTGGTCCTCGTCGACGACGTTCGCACTTCGGGCGCAACGGCGATCGAGTGCGCGAGGACGCTTCTGGAGGCGGGCGCGATCGACGTGTCCCTGCTTGCGTTTTCGGGCGCTTAG
- a CDS encoding light-repressed protein A, partial, which produces MLEVLVRNADGNVSEKDREYAAKKLAKLGRYFHSASKVELVHREEGKGSLPQHRIELTVHADGIFFRSEERDANVRAAIDKAAERIERKLRQFKKRLIDRHRKRGQVIPPAFEEVHEDEAHDHAPTIAERKAFLTKPISIEEAALQLEMIDHSFFVFRNEDSNQIEVLYRRKDGKYGLLKPE; this is translated from the coding sequence ATGTTGGAAGTGTTGGTTCGAAACGCAGACGGCAATGTTTCTGAAAAGGATCGCGAGTACGCAGCCAAGAAGCTCGCCAAGCTGGGTCGGTATTTTCACTCGGCCTCCAAGGTCGAACTCGTTCATCGGGAGGAGGGCAAAGGCAGCCTCCCTCAGCACCGAATCGAACTTACCGTCCACGCCGACGGAATCTTCTTCCGTAGCGAAGAACGCGACGCCAACGTTCGGGCTGCCATCGATAAGGCCGCCGAAAGAATCGAGCGGAAGCTTCGTCAGTTCAAAAAGAGGCTGATCGACCGGCATCGAAAGCGCGGCCAGGTCATCCCACCGGCGTTCGAAGAGGTTCACGAGGACGAAGCCCACGACCACGCGCCCACCATCGCCGAACGAAAGGCCTTTCTGACGAAGCCGATTTCGATCGAAGAGGCCGCGCTGCAACTCGAAATGATCGACCATAGCTTCTTCGTTTTCCGCAACGAGGACTCAAACCAGATCGAGGTTCTTTACCGCAGGAAGGACGGCAAGTACGGGTTGCTGAAGCCCGAATGA
- a CDS encoding 2-C-methyl-D-erythritol 2,4-cyclodiphosphate synthase — protein MKVACALLAAGSGSRFGGDKVLTTLGGKPLWRWSFDTFLSHPEVAEVGIVASATNLAAIAALAQEAAFVVAGGETRAESSRIAFESLSADADVLLIHDAARPFVSHGLISRVIEGIGLSGAAAPGVTPSDAVREESGGLRLLDRNGLRLMQTPQGATREWMKRAFDGSVADAQDEVALLLAAGVEPQVVQGEAVNLKVTRPEDLSLAQRLAERSETRTGFGYDIHAFAPDPSRPLWLGCSRFEGERGLEGHSDADVLAHAIVDALLGAVGCGDIGTHFPNSDPEWRNAPSRDFLAFASRTVKDLGWAISNIDATVIAESPRLGERRNEMRENLATALGIEAGRLSVKATTAEGLGALGRREGIAAHAVATLVRTHKE, from the coding sequence ATGAAAGTCGCATGCGCCCTCTTAGCCGCCGGTTCCGGAAGCCGGTTCGGCGGGGATAAGGTGCTCACGACCCTTGGGGGCAAGCCCCTTTGGCGTTGGTCGTTCGACACGTTTCTTTCGCACCCCGAGGTCGCTGAGGTTGGCATCGTGGCGTCCGCAACCAACCTCGCCGCGATCGCGGCCCTTGCCCAGGAGGCGGCTTTCGTCGTGGCCGGCGGGGAGACGCGCGCCGAAAGCTCCCGCATCGCCTTCGAGTCTCTCAGCGCCGACGCCGACGTACTCCTCATTCACGACGCCGCCCGTCCGTTCGTATCCCACGGCTTGATTTCGCGGGTGATCGAAGGGATAGGTCTCTCGGGGGCTGCCGCGCCGGGCGTGACGCCCTCGGACGCCGTTCGGGAAGAGTCGGGAGGGTTGCGCCTGCTTGATCGCAACGGCCTTAGGCTCATGCAGACCCCCCAAGGTGCGACCCGCGAATGGATGAAGCGCGCCTTCGACGGTTCCGTGGCCGACGCGCAAGACGAGGTGGCGCTGCTCCTGGCCGCCGGGGTAGAACCTCAAGTAGTGCAAGGCGAAGCCGTGAATCTGAAAGTCACTCGCCCCGAGGACCTCTCGCTGGCCCAGAGGCTCGCCGAGCGTTCCGAGACCCGAACGGGATTCGGATACGACATCCACGCCTTTGCCCCCGACCCCAGCCGCCCGCTGTGGCTCGGGTGCTCCCGCTTTGAAGGGGAGCGTGGGCTTGAAGGCCATTCCGACGCAGACGTGCTCGCGCATGCAATCGTCGACGCCCTCCTCGGAGCGGTCGGGTGCGGAGATATCGGGACGCACTTTCCCAACTCCGACCCTGAATGGAGAAACGCCCCGTCCCGAGACTTCCTCGCCTTCGCATCGCGAACGGTGAAGGACTTGGGGTGGGCAATCTCGAACATCGATGCGACGGTGATCGCAGAATCTCCTCGCCTGGGAGAGCGTAGAAATGAGATGCGAGAGAATCTCGCAACCGCGCTCGGGATCGAAGCTGGCCGGTTGAGCGTGAAAGCGACCACGGCGGAAGGTCTCGGAGCTTTGGGCAGGCGCGAGGGCATCGCGGCCCATGCAGTCGCAACACTGGTCAGGACGCATAAGGAGTAA
- a CDS encoding PIN domain containing superfamily integral membrane protein encodes MILTVAGGVAFAVASPMALDAIYRWVAMLINPGEQDNLGYSGANSPITQLAFGVLGLVAGAGLARTFVLVGDKVAEWWVTMDTGERVTLFLGTFAGIITSMPFLLLLNSLNLGIYIPLAVIGLTLGFSALSVYALNSMAEILPWYKGSTRRGRRGLRILDTNVLIDGRIYDLARTGFLEGQLYVPGFVLDELQYIADSHDPLRRQRGRRGLDILRHLEADFPLEVRIHDRLAPDLNDGVDSRLVRLAKALGADIITNDFNLNRVASIQAVRVLSINDLAMAMRANVMPKEGLYLHIVREGNQPGQGIGYLEDGTMVVVDGGKEFLGTDVDVTVTQVIQTERGKMIFAEIDFQSAHDGEPDNRKNDDPELARKRGDIRKRTQSYGKGF; translated from the coding sequence GTGATCCTGACGGTCGCGGGAGGCGTCGCCTTTGCGGTTGCGTCCCCGATGGCGCTCGATGCCATCTACCGCTGGGTCGCGATGCTCATCAATCCAGGCGAGCAGGACAACCTCGGCTATTCAGGGGCGAACTCACCGATCACCCAACTTGCCTTCGGCGTGCTTGGGCTTGTCGCGGGAGCGGGACTGGCGCGGACGTTCGTACTGGTCGGCGACAAAGTGGCCGAGTGGTGGGTCACGATGGACACCGGCGAACGAGTCACCCTGTTCCTTGGGACTTTTGCAGGGATCATCACCTCGATGCCGTTCCTGCTGCTCCTCAATTCGCTCAACCTCGGAATCTACATCCCGCTCGCCGTGATCGGCCTCACGCTTGGGTTCTCCGCGCTCTCGGTTTATGCCCTGAACTCCATGGCCGAAATCCTCCCCTGGTATAAGGGCAGCACCCGCCGCGGTCGAAGGGGTCTTCGCATCCTCGATACGAACGTCCTCATCGACGGCCGGATTTACGACCTCGCCCGTACAGGGTTCCTCGAAGGGCAGTTGTACGTCCCCGGATTCGTACTCGATGAACTGCAGTACATCGCCGACAGCCACGATCCTCTCCGACGCCAGCGAGGTCGGCGGGGGCTCGATATTCTCCGGCATCTCGAAGCGGACTTCCCGCTCGAAGTCCGAATCCACGACCGGCTCGCGCCTGATCTCAACGACGGGGTCGATTCGAGGTTGGTGCGACTCGCCAAGGCGCTCGGCGCAGACATCATCACGAACGATTTCAACCTCAACCGCGTCGCGAGCATTCAGGCGGTACGAGTCCTGAGCATCAACGACCTCGCGATGGCGATGCGCGCCAACGTGATGCCCAAGGAAGGTCTTTACCTCCACATCGTCCGCGAAGGAAACCAGCCGGGTCAAGGGATCGGCTACCTCGAAGACGGGACGATGGTCGTCGTCGATGGGGGCAAGGAGTTCCTCGGTACCGACGTGGACGTTACCGTAACTCAAGTCATCCAGACCGAGCGCGGCAAGATGATCTTTGCCGAGATCGACTTCCAGTCCGCGCATGACGGTGAGCCCGACAACCGGAAGAACGACGACCCCGAACTCGCTCGCAAACGCGGAGACATCCGCAAGCGGACGCAATCCTACGGCAAGGGGTTCTGA
- a CDS encoding transglutaminase-like superfamily, whose product MFVSRVRFAITMNGMKLRWVLFLLALVSLTWADETFLTIHLQGMKVGYVRTAVHEENVGGEVFRRTDSTTRFDAKMLGAALGLQIEGSTWNDAKGATRSMRFQVESGGRSQKIEATFLGKEIRVAVDNSGNLTTKTLDLPEDAPVTDDAVQALLTSGLSQGSSQSYYVFDPMTVTLVKTTAKLVGPVQAQVNGVEVQATLIEVSEPRAVSKVYLSAKGDLIKIEGPMGMLMIPATREEALAASEGGEFRDLASLSRIVPDKPIPNPSELRRLRLRISGVDLSRAPGDDHQSLKEEDSSWTVETHPWPFPLESEATISSAAQFAQKWVRPSMLIPSDDPNIGKLASGIIGQDSRLSSATLTVVRWVNREMSPNAGIGVLRDAREVLATKEGVCRDYAILTAALLRATGIPTRLVSGLVYQDGAFYYHAWCEVFDGKRWFGVDATRPTLLVSPGHIKLSQGSVEDAYLFTFLDGAKIEVLESLKKRPTM is encoded by the coding sequence TTGTTCGTCTCTAGGGTACGGTTCGCCATCACAATGAACGGAATGAAGCTTCGTTGGGTCCTCTTTCTCCTGGCTCTGGTCTCCCTAACGTGGGCAGACGAGACCTTCCTGACGATCCACCTCCAGGGTATGAAGGTCGGGTATGTCCGGACGGCGGTTCACGAAGAGAACGTGGGGGGCGAGGTGTTTCGCCGTACCGACTCGACGACCCGATTCGACGCGAAAATGCTCGGCGCGGCCCTAGGACTTCAGATCGAAGGCTCCACCTGGAACGACGCCAAAGGCGCAACGCGGTCGATGCGCTTTCAAGTGGAGAGCGGCGGCCGATCCCAGAAAATAGAAGCCACCTTCCTCGGCAAAGAAATCCGCGTTGCCGTGGACAATTCGGGCAATCTCACCACCAAGACCCTCGACCTCCCGGAAGACGCTCCCGTCACCGACGACGCAGTTCAAGCCCTCCTGACCTCCGGCCTCAGCCAGGGATCGTCCCAGTCCTACTACGTTTTCGACCCCATGACCGTGACCCTCGTCAAGACCACCGCCAAGCTAGTCGGGCCGGTGCAGGCTCAGGTGAACGGCGTAGAGGTTCAAGCGACCCTCATTGAAGTCAGCGAACCTCGCGCGGTCTCGAAGGTTTATCTCAGCGCGAAGGGCGACCTCATCAAGATCGAAGGCCCGATGGGGATGTTGATGATCCCCGCGACCCGAGAGGAGGCCCTCGCCGCAAGCGAAGGGGGCGAGTTCCGCGACCTCGCGAGCCTCAGCCGCATCGTCCCTGACAAGCCCATACCCAACCCGTCCGAGTTGCGGCGATTGCGTCTGAGAATCTCCGGCGTCGATCTCTCACGGGCGCCGGGAGACGACCACCAGAGCCTCAAGGAAGAGGACTCGTCGTGGACCGTCGAAACGCATCCGTGGCCGTTCCCGCTCGAAAGCGAAGCCACGATTTCGTCCGCTGCGCAGTTTGCCCAGAAGTGGGTGCGGCCCTCGATGCTGATCCCTTCGGACGACCCCAACATAGGCAAGTTGGCGAGCGGCATCATCGGCCAAGATTCGCGTCTTTCTTCTGCGACCCTGACCGTGGTCAGGTGGGTCAACCGGGAAATGAGCCCCAACGCCGGGATCGGGGTTTTGCGAGACGCAAGGGAAGTCCTTGCGACGAAGGAGGGAGTCTGCCGCGACTACGCCATCCTCACAGCCGCGCTCCTGCGGGCAACCGGGATTCCGACACGGTTGGTCAGCGGGCTCGTGTACCAAGACGGTGCATTCTATTACCACGCATGGTGCGAGGTCTTCGACGGCAAGCGGTGGTTCGGAGTCGATGCCACGAGGCCCACACTCCTAGTCTCGCCGGGACATATCAAGTTGAGCCAGGGCTCTGTCGAAGATGCCTACTTGTTCACGTTTTTGGACGGTGCGAAAATTGAAGTCCTTGAGTCTTTGAAAAAGCGGCCTACAATGTAA